From the genome of Haloarcula taiwanensis:
ACGTTACACGGGGTGATGTCGGCGGCCGGGTTCGCGATGCCGATCATCGGCGAGGAGAGGTCCTCGTCGTCGTAGCCCATCGCGCGGAACATCGCGCGGTGGGGGGCTTTCTCGTATCCCTCCGTCACCTCGGTACTCCGCAGGTCCGGGTCTTTTTCCGGACGTTCTTGCCGCTCCTGATTGCTCATATTTCACCGAGGCCATGGGCAACCTTAAATAACTTGTACTCGCGGTACCGTCTCACACGGAGCACGGCGAAACCGACCGGTGACAGTACCTTCTTTTCCGTCGGGGACTTCCGCCGCCGTATGCCGACGGTCACGACCGCCGCGCGACTCCACTTCGGCTTTCAGAACCTCTCGCTCGCCCACGAGCGCCTCTACGGCGGCGTCGGGCTCGCGCTCGACAAGCCGCGGCTGACCGTCGAGGCGTCCCGGGCCGAGACGGTCCGGTGTGACGACGCGGCGACTGAGCCGTACGTTCGGCGCGTCGTCGACGCGCTCGACGTACCCGGCGCGTCCGTCTCCGTCGACGAGCGGTTCCCGCGACACGTCGGCCTCGGGAGCGGCACCCAGCTCTCGCTGGCGACGCTCATCGCCGTCGTCCGGGCGTACGACCGGACTGCCGACGCACGGACCTACGCGCCGCAACTGGGCCGGGGCGGCCGGAGCGGCGTCGGCGTGGCCGCGTTCGAGTCGGGCGGGTTCGTCGTCGACGGCGGCCACCCGACGGAGCGGTTCACTGCCGAACCGCCAGCCGAAGGTGACTGGGACGTGCCGCCGGTGCTGGCCCGTCATGACGTCCCCGCACACTGGCGGTTTGTCATCGTCGTCCCGGACACCGACCCCGGACAGAGCGGGAGCGCAGAAGACCAGAGCATGCGGCAAGCCGTCGAGCGCGCCGACCCCGGTATCGCTGACGAGATCTCGACGTTACTGACCCGCCGGGTCCTCCCCGCGATTGCGACCAGAGACCACAGCGACTTCGGGCAGGCCGCGGCGCGGCTGGGCCGGCTCAACGGCGCGTGGTACGCCGACGAGCAGGGTGGCGTCTACCGCCCACCCGCTGGCGAACTCGTCGACTCGCTGTCGAGCGCCCCGGTAATTTCGGGGGCCGGCCAGAGCTCGTGGGGGCCGACCGTCTGGGGGCTGACGACGGCGGCCCACCAGTCCGAGGCCAGGGAGGCTGGCGTCCTAGCTCTCGACGAGGCCGGCGTCGAGGGCACAGTCACCGTCGTCGCTCCCCGGAACACCGGTGCCTCGCTGACCGAGTAGGGCGCTGGCGGCGAGACGCCCAGGTGACGACGGAAACCGCCGGAACTAACCACGACTCTTGCAGCCGCCAGTGCGGTTATCCGTCTCGACGGCAAACTCCCGTCGATGACTGCACTGTTCTCACCGCTGGAACTCCGTGAGACGACAGTCCCGAATCGCGTCATGGTGTCTCCGATGTGCCAGTACTCCTGCGAGGCTCGTGACGGCCTCGCCACCGACTGGCACCGCACGCACCTCGGTTCGCGTGCCGTTGGCCGCGCAGGCCTGGTCATGACCGAGGCGACTGCTGTCGAAGCCCGTGGCCGTATCTCTCCGGAGGATCTGGGTATCTGGAGCGACGAGCACGCGGCAGCGCTGGAACCGATTACGGAGTTCATCACCGAACAGGGAAGCGTGCCGGGCATCCAGTTAGCCCATGCTGGGCGGAAAGCCTCCATCGAACGACCGTGGGATGGCCACGACCCGCTCCAGCCCGACGACGGCGGCTGGGAAGTCGTCGGCCCGAGTGACGACCCCTGGCCATACGAAGGCGGCGAGGCACCGCCGACAACGGCGCTCGATCAGGGCGGCATCGAGGCTGTCATCGGCTCGTTCCGCACCGCCGCTGAGCGCGCGCTCGACGCCGGATTCGAAGTCGCAGAGGTCCACGCCGCCCACGGCTACCTCTTGCATCAGTTCCTTTCACCGGTGACGAACCACCGCGAAGACGACTACGGCGGCGACTTCGAGGGCCGCACGCGGCTGGTCCGCGAAATCACGACCGCCGTCCGCGAGGTCTGGCCCGACGACAAGCCGGTGTTCGTCCGTATCTCTGCGACGGACTGGTTCCCCGACCGCAATTCCTGGACCGTCGAGGATTCCGTGCGACTGTCGGACCGGCTCGCCGACATCGGCGTGGACCTCATCGACGTAAGCGGCGGCGGCATCCACCCCGAGTCCCGCCCCGACTACGCCGGGCCGAACTACCAGCTCCGGTACGCCGAGCGGATCCGAGAGGAAACGGAGTCGGACATCGCCGTCGGCGCTGTCGGCGGCATCACGACGCCCGAACAGGCCGAAGCCGTCGTCGCCAACGACCGGGCAGACATGGCCATCGTCGGCCGCGAACACCTCCGGGACCCGTACTTCACGATGAATGCCGCGAAGGAACTCGACGCGACCGACGAGATAGAGGGACCGCCGCAGTACCGCCGTGCCTGGGGCTTCTGAACCTGTTTAGATCTTATCCAGGTCGAGGTCGACGGCGTACCAGTCGAGCGCGAGCAGGAAGGCCGCGCCGATAGCGGCGGCAGCGACGAACGCGATGAGAACGTCCGTCGAGAAGCCGACTTCACTCCGGACCTTCACGACCGGAGCGCGGAGTGCGCCGACGACGAGCGCGACGAGGAAGGCCAGCGTTGCCCGACGGTTGTACTCCAGTGCCCGACGGACGACGCGTGCGATGGTGAACAGGCCGACCAGCCCGCCGACGATGAACGTCACGACCGGCACGGCGGTCGTTGTCACGTCTTCGGCTGGCCCGCCGGTGACGAGCGCAATGAGCGCGTCTACGAAGTCGGCGAGCGCCATTGACATCCTGTCGTACTGCCCGAGGATGACGAGCAACAGCGATCCCGAGATGCCGGGCAGAATCATCGCGCTGACGCCGATCATGCCGGCGATGAAGACGAGTGCGAGACTGCCGCCGTCGGCGGCGGTGTTCGAGACGCCGGACACGTAGAACGCAAGCAGAAACCCGAGGACGCCGGCCCCTATCTGGAACGGCGACTCGACCGTGAGACTGCGCAGCAACACCACCGCGGAGGCGGCGATGAGGCCGAAGAAGAAGCCGAAAAGCAACGCCGGCGTCTCCTGGCTGGCGACGGTGACGATGTGTGTTACGATGACGACGGCGGTACCGACGCCGGCGACCAGCGCGAGGAGGAACCAGATGTCGAGTTCGAGGAGTTCGGCAAACGCACCGCGCAAATCAACACCGCCGTCTAGCGGCGTGAGAGCGCGAACGAACCGTATTACGCGGCCCGGCGTAACGGCGGTAATCGCGGCGATGAGTCGCTCGTAGACCCCGGCGATGAGCGCGATTGTGCCCCCGGAAACACCGGGGACCCCGTCCGCGCTGCCCATACAGAGGCCGATGAGAAACGTTCGAATCCACGCACGAAGCGGTGGCACCGAGCCCAGAACCGTCGGCGGGTCCTGGTCGGGAGGGGTGGTCATCACTGAACGCTTCCAGCATCACGCTCAAATCCCTTGTGGAGTCGTATCGTGTTGCTGGACTGTCACAAAGGCAGGGTATGGCTAAAAAGTAGCCCGCGACAGCGCTAACTTCGCTGCGAGAGCGTGAGCACGCCGTTTCTGAGTGTCTGGACTGCCCCGGCAGCCGGTAGATCGATGTCGAACTCCGTCTGGAGGTGCGGGGCGTCGACGGCAACGATGGCTTCTGTTCCAATGACGTCGACTGTGACGTGGTCGTCGCTAACCTGAAGCGAGTCGAGGTCGACGGCGACCGTCCAGCCGTCGTCGTGGTCGGTGTGCGAGACGTGTAGCGGCGACCGCTCAGTTTGTGCGTCCATTCGTCAATCATGGGTACGTGTTACACACATAAAGGTCCGCGTTCGGCGCGTGCCAAAGCTCGGTCACACGGGAACGCTATCCTGCACGTCGCTAGACGGCAGGGCCGAGATAGCCCCACGCCTGCAGGCGGTCCCCGTCGCCGTCGATCCAGCGCTCGCCGATGTCGTCGCGGTAGTAACAGTTCGGGATGAGGATATCGTCGATTCGCTCGTAGGCCTGCTCCCGTGCCGCCTGCATCGTTTCGCCTTTCCCCGTGACGACTAGCGGCATCCCGCTTTCACCAGCCACACGCCACTGCCCGTCAACAGCCGCTTCCGGCTCGCTTCTCTCGCCAGCCGAGCGTTCCGCACCCTCAACGGGTACACGCTTCGCGTCCTCGATGTGGATGCCATCGCGGCTGTCGGATTCGAAGACGACTGCGGCGTTGCGGGAGTTCTCGTCGTACGTCTCTTGGTCGTCGAACGGGAACGGCGGGAGGACGACTCGAACCGCGATCTGATACCCCCGGTGGACCTCCAGCCCGGGGTCGCGCCCGTTCGCCAGATCGAGGAAGAACTGCCCTGTCCCCGACTCAAACGACTCCTCCTGCAGCGTGACTGTGGGGTACCCGAACCGCGGTGTAAATTCCAGCGGATAGATACCGTCCTCGTTGACGATGCAGTTGATGTCGATGCTGCCGACGTACTCCTCGCCGGCGAGCCAGCCCTCCAGTTTGCCGAGCGTCTCGGTGAACAGTTCGTTGCGCCCCGCCCAGAACATCGAGGTCCCCATCTCGCCGGTCGAAGGACCGATGTTGCCCGGGAACAGTTTCTTGTGCTCGAAGTTGAAGTTGATCGGTTCGACGAACGACTCGCCGTTGAAGAAGCCACAGACGGCGACTTCGACGCCCTCGACCTTCCGCTGGAGCTGGAAGCCTTTCATCCGGTGCCCCCACGCTTTTTTGTAGGCACGAAGGACGTCAACGACGTCGCTGCCGTCGTCCTCATTTCCGACGTAGAGGAGTCGCTTGACGTTCTGGACCTCGCCCAGCGGCTTGATTACATAGGGTGCGGAGTCCTTCTGGACGTGCCGGATGCCGGCGTCGAAGTCCTCGAAGACGTGATGTTCGATAGTGTTGACACCGTGTTCTTCGAGGATCGCCATCGCGTAGCCGCGGTCCTCTTCGAGCCGGTCCGTGTTCGGAGTGCCTCCGACGACGGCGTGGCCCTCGGCCCGGAGTTCCCGCGCGAGTTCGCCGGTGCCGACATCGCTGCCGACCCAGATGTCGTCGAATATAATGACGTCGGCCCACTCGACTTCGGTGCGCCAGTCGTCGGTCTTCGGCACGAACCCGTCGGCGATTTCCCTGTCGCTGTCGGCCTCGATGTAGTACTTCACGTCGTGGCCCTCTCGAGCGACCTGCCAGGCGATGTCGCCGACGAGTGCCGCATCTAGCGAACAGAAGAGGAAGGTTGCCATGCCCGGTCTGGGAGCGGGGACTGGGTAAGCGTTGCGCGGCCTCCGGCCGCTGTTTATTTATAACAATCCTGCTCGCGTAAGCCGAACCGTTTTAGTCCCCATCTGTAAACTTCCACGTATGACACGCGACGAACTCGCATCCGCAAGCGAACTGCTCGAATCGGCGTCCGAAGACACTAGCAGCGACGAAGCGAGCGAGCGCCTCGCCGAACTCGCCGACCAGCTCGACACCCTCGCGACCGCCGAACGCGGCCCGGACCACGGTCGGCTCGCCCGCATCCAGTCGGCGCTCAACGACCTGAGTAGCGGTGACGCGGGAGACGTAGCCGGTGTCATCGAAGACGCCGACGACGCGATCAACGAGTACCGGTCCGACCTGGAAGGGGTCTGAGGCGGCGCTCCTGTGCCAGCGTCTGACTGTTTGCTGTCGTCTCGATGCGCACAGGCGGCTCTCGAATGCGATGGATTTCTATGATTCGGTCGTAGCTTCCTCATCGACCGGTTTGATTCGGTGTGTCGCGTCGTTGTGGTCTTCCGAGGCTCGCAGGTGATACGTGACTTCGCGCGGTTCCGTCTCGTCGACGTAGGGACTCTTGCCATCGCGTGTAATGCTCTCTGTTTCACCCGGCGCCAGCTCACCGTCAAACCGTCCGACGGGCGTGTAAGCGACGCGTGGACCGGTTCGGTTGAGTGCGAGGACGTACCGACCTGCGGTGTCGCCCGTGTTCGTGACTGTTATCTCAAGCGTCGGCACGGCTGGCTCAGTGACGCGCCCCGGTCCGTCG
Proteins encoded in this window:
- a CDS encoding GHMP kinase is translated as MPTVTTAARLHFGFQNLSLAHERLYGGVGLALDKPRLTVEASRAETVRCDDAATEPYVRRVVDALDVPGASVSVDERFPRHVGLGSGTQLSLATLIAVVRAYDRTADARTYAPQLGRGGRSGVGVAAFESGGFVVDGGHPTERFTAEPPAEGDWDVPPVLARHDVPAHWRFVIVVPDTDPGQSGSAEDQSMRQAVERADPGIADEISTLLTRRVLPAIATRDHSDFGQAAARLGRLNGAWYADEQGGVYRPPAGELVDSLSSAPVISGAGQSSWGPTVWGLTTAAHQSEAREAGVLALDEAGVEGTVTVVAPRNTGASLTE
- a CDS encoding NADH:flavin oxidoreductase / NADH oxidase, which codes for MTALFSPLELRETTVPNRVMVSPMCQYSCEARDGLATDWHRTHLGSRAVGRAGLVMTEATAVEARGRISPEDLGIWSDEHAAALEPITEFITEQGSVPGIQLAHAGRKASIERPWDGHDPLQPDDGGWEVVGPSDDPWPYEGGEAPPTTALDQGGIEAVIGSFRTAAERALDAGFEVAEVHAAHGYLLHQFLSPVTNHREDDYGGDFEGRTRLVREITTAVREVWPDDKPVFVRISATDWFPDRNSWTVEDSVRLSDRLADIGVDLIDVSGGGIHPESRPDYAGPNYQLRYAERIREETESDIAVGAVGGITTPEQAEAVVANDRADMAIVGREHLRDPYFTMNAAKELDATDEIEGPPQYRRAWGF
- a CDS encoding DUF368 domain-containing protein, with translation MTTPPDQDPPTVLGSVPPLRAWIRTFLIGLCMGSADGVPGVSGGTIALIAGVYERLIAAITAVTPGRVIRFVRALTPLDGGVDLRGAFAELLELDIWFLLALVAGVGTAVVIVTHIVTVASQETPALLFGFFFGLIAASAVVLLRSLTVESPFQIGAGVLGFLLAFYVSGVSNTAADGGSLALVFIAGMIGVSAMILPGISGSLLLVILGQYDRMSMALADFVDALIALVTGGPAEDVTTTAVPVVTFIVGGLVGLFTIARVVRRALEYNRRATLAFLVALVVGALRAPVVKVRSEVGFSTDVLIAFVAAAAIGAAFLLALDWYAVDLDLDKI
- a CDS encoding phosphoribosylamine--glycine ligase, translating into MATFLFCSLDAALVGDIAWQVAREGHDVKYYIEADSDREIADGFVPKTDDWRTEVEWADVIIFDDIWVGSDVGTGELARELRAEGHAVVGGTPNTDRLEEDRGYAMAILEEHGVNTIEHHVFEDFDAGIRHVQKDSAPYVIKPLGEVQNVKRLLYVGNEDDGSDVVDVLRAYKKAWGHRMKGFQLQRKVEGVEVAVCGFFNGESFVEPINFNFEHKKLFPGNIGPSTGEMGTSMFWAGRNELFTETLGKLEGWLAGEEYVGSIDINCIVNEDGIYPLEFTPRFGYPTVTLQEESFESGTGQFFLDLANGRDPGLEVHRGYQIAVRVVLPPFPFDDQETYDENSRNAAVVFESDSRDGIHIEDAKRVPVEGAERSAGERSEPEAAVDGQWRVAGESGMPLVVTGKGETMQAAREQAYERIDDILIPNCYYRDDIGERWIDGDGDRLQAWGYLGPAV